The genomic DNA CTGTTGCTGATCTGATGGTGCTGACAGCGGCTGGTTTACCGACTATCACGGACAGTATCTTTGGATCTTGGGTGTTTGGCCACTATGGGTGCCTCTGCATTACCTACTTTCAGTACCTCGGGATCAACGCCTCCTCTTGTTCCATAACAGCGTTTACTATAGAGAGATACATCGCCATCTGCCATCCCATTAAAGCTCAGTTTCTGTGCACTTTGTCCAGAGcaaagaaaatcattttgttCGTTTGGGCTTTTACGTCTCTTTACTGCGTCATGTGGTTTTACCTGTCAGACATTCAGGAGCTGGTGTACGAcaacatcaccatcatcacctgTGGCTACAGAGTGTCCAGGAAGTTTTATTTGCCTATTTACTTTTTCGATTTCGGCGTCTTTTTCGTGTTGCCGCTGCTCCTCTCCGCGGTCTTGTACGGGCTCATTGCCAGGATCCTCTTCCTCAACCCGCTGCCCTCCGACCcaaaagacaagaagaagaagaatggaCACAACAATCATGCCATCAATAAGAACACCAGCTGTAAAAACTCTCGCCACTCCAGCTCCACCGCGACTTCCCGCAGACAGGTGAGGGGTCCTGTCAGACTGGCAGCCTTCACACCAAACTTATAGATTCTTGCTAAAACtgcagaaaatgcaaaaaaaacaaaaaactaaatgtttttaGTCACGCAATGTACCATAAAATGACTTCAACGCAATTTCCAAATTTAGTTAATGAAGTTAAAATTAGTTGATTAAAACCAATTACCTAACTAATTACCTGACTAActaactgaacttttttttttgatagaatgcagatTAATTCTGGGGGGGggatcctcttttttttctttaccatgcagatgtttttaaatgacagtcTGAGGAAAGAAGTGAGAAAAAATTGGATACCACTTGctggaaaatgttttcttttgttctttttgtaatttgggtgaactgaccctttaaaacCATAATCCCCTCACtgtcatctaaaaaaaaaaacaatctctcTGGGCTTTTATAAACTCAAAATGTTGAAGAGCAAGAACTGATTATGTTAGGAAATCTTTAAACAATTGCTTCTTTACATTGTAACATGTGTGGCtcttcatttgttatttttattgactTGTTCATTGCTCAACAACGGTATTGATTTAGCCTCTATGTTCCTCTGAGAGCTTTATTACTGCAGCAGTTCTCATATTTCTCCTTGTTGCCCACTACAGGTGACCAAGATGCTGGCAGTGGTAGTGATCCTGTTCGCCATGCTCTGGATGCCGTACCGCACCTTGGTGGTGGTCAACTCCTTCCTGGACCGGGCCTACCTGGACAGCTGGTTCCTGCTCTTCTGTCGAATCTGCATCAACCTCAACAGCGCCATCAATCCGGTCATCTACAACGCCATGTCTCAGAAGTTTCGCGCCGCTTTCCGCAAGATCTGCGGCTGCAGGAAGAAGGGGTCGGATAAACCTGCTACCTACAGCGTGGCCCTCACCTACAGCGTCGTCAAGGATACTTCGATTGTGGAGAGCACGGATCACTTCACAACAGAGCTGGAGGAGCTCACTGTCACAGACGAACTCTTGTCTGATCAGAAAATGATGTTTCCAGACTCCTCTGTGTATGGGAAAGTGAATTTCAGCGACCCTTGAGGCACAAACGACTCCATGTTTGAGGCCAGAGTGACGACTCTGAAGGTCAATCGCAGATTGatgattttgaaaatgttgcTCAATGGTGTCTGTTAAATGGGAATATTGTTTCCTGAGTGCCTGCTGACCTTTTCGAAGCCAGACTGCTGTACCTAGAGATGTAAACAAAGATTACAGCGACTGATACTTAGTGACAGTGTTTGAGGCACGAAGCCAAACTTGCTCTTCATCGAGAACCATTCCACACATTTTAGAATCACAAACATTGACAGATAAGCATTCTTTAAAAAGTGTTATCTTATCTCGGACCTACCTAAGTAATATACTCATGTTTGAGTCAACTAAACATGAATGTGAACAATAACACCATTCCCACCTCTTCAATGCCACTTTCAAATAAAGACTCATATCCGATCTTTAAAGCGGCACAGAACTGCACAGCAGTGAGCGATAactggaaaaaatgtgaactcCAATACTCCAATACAAAATCCTGTGGTGTGACATCACTAAACGACCCACAGCACCTACATGTTCACTAATGTTTGTCAGTGATGCTTTACACCAAAGGAAACAAAAGACCCGACAGACGCCAAACGATCTGATGCCAGTGAGGCCGGCTTTAGTCTGGATGGCGTCATAGTTTGGATTGCTTCTTTTTCATTCACCATTTTCAATGAGTGCAGTGACCCTGTAAATACTAAACTTCAGGATTTTCTCAAGTATGTCTACCTGATTTAAACTGGGAAGAAAGGGGTATTTTCACACATCCTGTGCAGCTTTGATAACTGTTTGCCATTGTGCCCTTCTGATATTTTTCCAGGGCAGGAAGTCCATTAAAGAGTGAGTCACACCTGAACCTTCACTGACAAAACAGTTCCTATTTTTATAGCAAAGGACATGTATAGGCCTTGAGCACCATCTGAAAACTAAGGCAGACTGCTGTGTGTGCTTTGGAGGCTGGGGTTAAGTCTCTGTAAGAACTCTTAATGGtatgtggagacagacagggacaagaatttacagtataaagcactttgtgattAAGGTGTATaaagtgctataaaaataatgtttagtaTTCGTAGTAATAGCTCCCACAGCATTATCCTCATTCTAACTAAAACATACTTTACAAAAAGGTTTATAAATAGTTACTAATGGCTTTATTTATGGGGAACAAATAATTTTATAATGCTTTATAGATAAATAATAAGgcattggtaaaaaaaaacaacttttgggTTGCCATGTATCCCTTTAGTTGCTGTGTATACTTCTCCAGTATAacttgattttttccccctgcattTTAAGGGTATAAACCATAAGATTAGCATGAAATTAAATTCTTTTTTCGATACTATTTATGTcagatttgtgtgtatttagtcCAGCATTCAAATTTGCTACCCACATGAGGGATTCACAGGAAATGATGCCTGTATGTGATCCAGcatgactgtttttaatttgatattACTGATATCAGCCTCAGTGTTTACTGTTCACGCTCCCACAGCAGTATCAGAGccatatttaatttacattaatgCAAATCACAACATCACATCATCAATTCTTATCGCTAATAATTCACAGTAAAACTTGgcttttactgtaaagcagccACAGGAAGTGCAACGTTTATGTCACTGAGGTTATTGTTACCCACAAAACAAGACATGGgcattttgggcattttttgaCAGCAAATCAGCTTCAAATATTGCAGGGAGTAATGGAACAATAAGCTTTTAAAAGGTTGCACAACTCGAATTTCTTAACAAAGAAACCAACTTCACTGTgctctgttactgtgtgtactgtgttaCTTATCATCATCATGCTATTGACTCATTTCTTGACTAACATGagtttgtttggctgcactGTAAACACACCAGCTGCTCATCTGCTGTATTTCTGATAAAGCATCTTAAGCCACAGCTGCTGTTACCATCAGTAAACCACTCGTCACTAAAGCAACCAAGACTAAAATGTTATACCTACCTGGTTCCAGACATCTAGCTTCAAATGTAGTAACTACGTCTGGTGTTGTGCTCATTAACTTGTGTTTTCCTGGTTGGAAAAACAATTAGAGCCAATCAGAGTCTTGTAGCCGGGATAAAGAATGGAGATGTAATTTTCCTTTGCAAGACCCAGAAACTATTGCAAACTAAAATGGCAATTAAGTGTGTATGAAATGGACACAAAAAGGTTGCTTTAGGTTTTCttgaagaaataaaacatctggaatttacatatttgtttgAACAACATGGCAAACATAAAGTTAACTCTTCTGGCAACCACAAGGAATCACTGCGAACTGATTTGGGGGGGAAAATCCTCCGCTGCAAAaatgatgaacatgaacatttcACCACTTTCCATCTGATTTATGACTGCGGATCATCTGGACTTAATTCCTTCTACTAACGACCTATTAACATTTACTGCTCCAGACTTTATAGATTACTGTCATGAATATATTAATGaacatatttatatgtttattaacAACTCATCATTACTTATCAATACAGAACTAATGGATTATGTAAGAAAGACATAACCCTGAATATATGCCTTACTAAAATGTTTAGTAAGCAGTCAAAGGGCAGTTATTAGTGTtcttaattaatattaatacagcATTAGTTACAACTAATAAACCCTTGTTAAAAAATATGCCTTATTAGAAATTGATGCCTCCCACATTCTTGAATGATTATTCTATGGCTCAGTCAACATTATATAAAAAGGTATGTTGTAAACCTTAATATTTTATGTGTGAAAGACTGTATATAGTGTCACAGAGGTGAAGTGTTATAtaacaaaatgttaatatattttagCTGCAGCATTGTAGTTTCATCTTAGCATCAGTGTTGGTGATCTCAAGTTGCAACAAAGTGAAGTGAATGTTATGGTCTGTGTTGTGTATCATGTGAACAGTGGATTTAACAAACCATCGCTTTGCTCGTCTCACTTTTTAGTTGTGAAAGCTGTCAGTGAGCCGACGAACATGGATGGAcgtgtttagtttttaatatgCTGATGTTGCGTGTCATTTTCTGCCAGATTGGTGACTGCTCATGAATTTCTGAGCACAGTCTGCCACACAGGGGAATATAATTGGGCAGCAGAAGCAGAATCCACGGCAGAGGAAGATGAAGCTCTCGTTCTGCTACTGTTGCTGGCAAACAGGGTTTCATTCATGCCTGTGTGCGAAACAACAGCCACAGTTTTCTTTAATGATTGTAACAATACATGCATTGAGTTTTTCAATAGATTcatgcacttgtgtgtgtgtatgttcccTGTGTATTTAAAGTGATTTGTATTTGATTGTCCAGCAGCAACAAGAGGataactgtatatttttatgcaCACTGTTGCTTTTATTATTGCCCATCGAAATCATGACatactaaatatatttttgtgatGTACTATTTGGAAGCTGCTGCCTTGGCTTTTTGGATTAATGTGATTCTGTGAGTATGTTGATGGTTATCTagaaattgttctttttttgtttatgtgccAAATAAAGTTGTTTCTGGAATTAGAGTAGACCTCTTTTCCCATTTCACATTTGAGGGTGTCAGCcttttttctttatgaattGCAGTATGTCCTAAAGGTAATGATTTATGTGTATTATTCTGCATGCCCATCTCTTCAATAATCAGCCCCACTGAACATATTGGGCTTCAGTCATCAGAAAAGATTCAAAAGGACACATCCAATGTTCCTGAAACTATTTCTTTCTGTGGATCAAACACTAGTCCTAGCAGCCAACAAGGGCCACACGGCAACATAGATCTAGCTGATCTAAGAAAATCAAATGATCACCTGAACTGTCCTCATCACCTCATTAACAGGCCTCAGCAAGGGCTTGAAATTAACGGCTCTGTATGACGTGCTGTCTAACCTCGTCAGAAGTGCTATAGCTGGTCTGAATGGTCTGCCATCAAAAAGAGGGGTGACATGCAAGGCTGATAGGGATATCATTATCTTTGCAGGCATTTGATCAAGAGTATTTGTTAATTGGAGTTCCCTGGTAGCAGAATAGATACTGAGTATGCCACATGTCCGCAATGTccctggcaagggacctttgttttatgtcatacccatctgtctctctctctactctggTTTTTCTGTAGTAACAGTCcaataaaaagctaaaaagaaatcaatctttatttttttgtttgtgtttgacacTTCAAAACTTTTGTAAAATTAGGAAGTTATTACATCTTGAGGGGGGCATGAATGTTTGTACTAAATTTCATTGCAATCTATTCAACAATAGTCCAGTCATTTTACTCTTTACTTAAACCATGAATGTCAGTTGTCTTCTGGATGCCACATGAAAAGTCATTGGTATAAACCATCATTGGTATGAATCATTAGGGAACCATTCATGTCTGTAGCAAATGTTGTGCCACTCAATCTAgaagttgttgagatatttcagtggaCAAGCGAGGACTTTGATGTACTGTttagaaaagaggaagggtcGCCAAATTAGCAAAGTTACAGTAGTAAGAGACCTGGAGAACCTGAatatttgtttaacattttacagcaatccatccaatactACCAATACAAGATATTTGGGTTTataccaaagtggtggactaaCCAATTGCCCAATTGACAGACAGGCCTTTGCTTTGGTTAAAAATGGCACATTTTCTCCAGTTtccttctcaaatgtgaggattcgttgcttttctctgttttacaaTATTGCAAATTGCATATCTGCTgactaaataaaacaagacatttgaagacatcacctgTATTGAGATCATAATTTTTCAATATTTCCTTGCTGTTTTGACGACTAAACAATTGCCAAAAAGTTATGTTGCTCCTTATGCTCAACATGAAGAACTGACTGACCAACTTCTTATTGATTAAAACATCAGCTAATaggctgcaaaaacaaatgatacTGAAATCAAAGTCGATTATCTCTGCAGGACTTAAAGAGAACCAGAGAATagaaagacagacatgaaaTGTATCATCTTGAGTTTATATTAACTTTtatatcactattttatatcacttttttattttatatcattttatattataacatttatatCAATAAAAGTCATTATGCATATTCAAGAATAATAcacgtttatttatttatctgtctaTTTAGATTCCAACTATTATACTGTTGATTGTGAATACTGTATCTTTGTTTCCATGTTCCATCTGCCACAGACAGTAAATCATACTTGTAGTGTTTTGTTGACATGAACAGACAGCTCCTTTGACAGAATGGAAATGTGCTGATGTTtagtatgtaaatgtaaaaacacagctCCCATCCATAAGTTTATATCAGACAGCAGTTCAGCTCATTTGCATTCAACTGAACACCATTCCTACACTGGATTTATTTTTgagagtatatatatatatgataacaTAAACATGGCATCTCTCACAAGTAAATGCAGATTCTGTTATCACATCCATCACGCATCACCTAATAAAAACTCAGCCTGAGAACCATTTCAGTTAACTGCTAATTTACCTCCTTCGCCAAGGCTGAACTGCGTGACTGGAATTTCAAAAGGATTCATACAATTTCTGTGGagtgtaaataatgttttgatGAGAGCCCTCCTCCTTGTACGCAGATGTTGGTCTGCTGTCGGCTGCAGTCTCAGAGGTGAGAATGGCTATAAAACACCTTATAAAGAAGACGGGCAGTCCACAGAGAGACATTAACCTTTAGGCAGCTCCCTGATGTGAACCTGTCATACAATAAGAAAGGTGCAGGAGACCGTTCTTTTAGTTTATACTGTAGTTCACTTGGTAGCCGGCGTGTGGCTTACATTAAAGAACATGTATTTGGGccattttgtcttatttaaagGTTCAGTTGGTGGAAaagcagtggtggaaaataactAAGTATATTTACTTCAGTACTATACAGCACTTAAGAACATGCActagtatttccattttatgctacttgaCACTACAATTCAACTCACAAATATTCAACCAGTAAATAACTGAAAACTCTCCAAtattacacaaagaaaatacTTGCGAAAACCCTGAAAAAATGAATTCCAAcgttttcttctttcctttactATTTCTTATCTCACGAACCCTCCGGTGACCCCCTTTGGAGGGGCCTCACCCTTAGTCTGGGAACAACTGGACTAAACTGTGGTTAACTCATTTGAACTGGCTCCACCTTGAACAGCTACAATGGTCAAGTTTTGATTACACATTAATTCATCAGTATATGAGTATCAGTATTAACAATGTcctttattaaatgaaaaaagcagTACAGTGAACAGCAGAGTTTGGGCCATACATACTTTCTACTGAGGAAATAGCCGCTATTACAACTGTGAACAGCATGttctgtggattattcaaatTCTTAGACGTAATCTTTCAAAGCTTTGAGCACCAAAAACGAAATCCTATGCACCttcactgtgactgtgtgaaggCAATAATCTGACACCTTAAAACCCCAGCAGATAAACCTGAACTATCTGCATGGTTAGATAAGTGCAAGAGTAAAATTACTTCCTTTTATAAGTTGTGTGGTGAACCGACAAAACATATTAAGCTCATGTTTCTGCAGACATCGTCTACAATCAGATAAAACAGGTGTTTGGACTTGAAAGCAATATGCTCTCAGTTACTCTGCTTTAGCTAAAAACCCTCTCATCTCAGCTATTGTGCATCTGTGATATTGATCAAGACTAGTGTGTTTTCCAAGCATTTGTAACACCCCCTGTATTTATCTGACATGTTGTGTGGGACTGTGGCAAAGAAATTGATCTCCATTGTGTGTGGGCTGGAAGAAAACACAGATGACAAATGTACTCAATGCACATGTTAAAAAAACCTGGTCTCATTAATCAGCAGCCACCAGAACTGTCAAAAACAAAGCCAGAATGCAGCAACTTCAGGAG from Scomber scombrus chromosome 16, fScoSco1.1, whole genome shotgun sequence includes the following:
- the trhrb gene encoding thyrotropin-releasing hormone receptor b, translated to MENLTTAPKLNNTLGIWTDYSIQYKVISSLLLFVICVLGIVGNVMVILVVLTTKHMRTPTNCYLVSLAVADLMVLTAAGLPTITDSIFGSWVFGHYGCLCITYFQYLGINASSCSITAFTIERYIAICHPIKAQFLCTLSRAKKIILFVWAFTSLYCVMWFYLSDIQELVYDNITIITCGYRVSRKFYLPIYFFDFGVFFVLPLLLSAVLYGLIARILFLNPLPSDPKDKKKKNGHNNHAINKNTSCKNSRHSSSTATSRRQVTKMLAVVVILFAMLWMPYRTLVVVNSFLDRAYLDSWFLLFCRICINLNSAINPVIYNAMSQKFRAAFRKICGCRKKGSDKPATYSVALTYSVVKDTSIVESTDHFTTELEELTVTDELLSDQKMMFPDSSVYGKVNFSDP